ATTTATTGGCCTTACTCAAATCTGCTCAAAATTTTTATATATGCTGTTAATTTTCCAACTTTTTACTCTTTGATTTAAGCTTTCTGGGCAGATAGGAAATAATCCTATCTACCTGCTTATTAGCTTTTCAATACAAGGAACACTAACACCTACTGAACCAATTTCTCAGTCTGGAATTGAGGAAATCTCGAAATCAAGAATTTCACATATACGCCACAATAAATTGAAGCATCTGTATCCGGCTATGTTTAGAGACTAATATCGCTCCTTCTGCTCTGTTGGTACTCTAGCTGGCAACCATTTAATGTCTAGTAATAGCTCAACCTACCTCTAACCATTTTTAGTTAGGCGTTAGTGTTAATTCTTCACGCTTGCTAGAGTTAACCATTTTGACCAACCGCCCATTGAGATAGCTTTGTGCAGAGACATAGAGACTTTCCCAAATTTCATGATTGCGGCAGATTTTCGCCCCGACTGTATTACCTGCTATTTTTTCTGAGATTAAATACTTGCGGAAATAATTGTTCCACAGATGTTGCAGAAAATCTTCTGCGAACTCATCAAACGGGAGAATCCATTTGTAGTCTTTGTCTAGGAATACCCGATACGCCGCAACTATCGGCAACGCTAGTTCTGCTGGCGCTCCAAAACCAAATGAGTACTTGCTGTCTGGTAGCAGGATAGTTTTTCTAGTATCAATTGAAGCTAGGTCATTGACACCTTTTCTTCTTGGGCTTGTGATGTGTTCTTGGATAATTTCGTATAGCCTTTGCTCTATCCATAGCCCTTGGGAAAGGAGTGGCAGTAAAGTTGTGAACCTCTCTCGCTCTTTGTCTGTAATCACAGAAGGGGTTTTACTGACTGGCGGGTGTTTGGTTCTTGTTCTACCATCCGGGTTGTATTTGTTTCTATCTAAGCAGTTAAGCAGCTTAAATAAATGGTTAACATTACATTGCCCATTTTTGGGAGCGCCGCTTTGATTCTGGTAATAGGCGATGCGGAATTTTCTATTTTGCTCTCGCTCCAAATGAGCTAAGTACTGCTTGATAAATTTGTAGTCACCTAGAGCGTTGACTTTGGAACGGGAATCTACAGGGGACGTTGTATTTGATGCCAGGGCAATGTCTTTTGCTTCTTCTTCACCTAGCCCTATATGAATCGTAACTTTTACTCTTGCTTTACTTAGGTCACATTTGTAATTTTTCGCTTGCTCAAAAGCTAAAACTGTATGACCTCCGTTGATAATGCCATCGCTTCCCCCTTCTGATACTTCCTCTATCTCTAGCTCCAGTTGGGTCTTGTTCTTATTGGGCTTAACTTGCGAGGCTGACAGCACAATTCCACCGTGACGGGAAAAGAATAATTCGGGTTGTGTCGTCAACGAGTCAAAGATTTGCTTATACGTTGCGCTTTTGCGGTTGGGTTCTCGGATGTTGGGTTCTAACGGTAAGTCTGTTGGGAATGTGTCTACATGAGCAGTCGCTATCAGGCAATGGGGGCTGGCTTGAAAATATTTATCTATCTTAATATTCCAAGTCTTAGGCATAGTTTCTCTGGCAATGAAATTAATCCTATTACGCTACTGTATCTCTAATTGTTCTCGAATTATGCCATCGCTGTTCCTGTTAACCAAATGTTTGACCCCAACGCGAAGAGTTTTCTTTATTAAACGGCGTAGGTGTAGCCCGCACTTCGACACCTTTCGGCTTCTCTACGAGACGCTATGCGAACGCTCAAGGCAAGAAGCTCAGTAACCACCCCAGGCATCGCCATTTCAAAATTAAGTTCTACTTTCTACAAGTTCTATGCATCTTCGTTTGATTTCTAACCAATTGTAGAGCGGTGACTCAACTCTGTTGAGTGCTGTATCAATGATGTAGAGCGGGAGCTACAGCACTCTCTCTACAACTGGCTTAGAGCAAAACAAGTTATACAGGGGCTTTAACTGTGTTCCGCGCTGTTGATATCTCCATTAAAACTGCAACAGCACGACATCAGTTGCCAATTTGCCGGAATCTCTAATAAGCCTTGTACTACTCTCTATTCTTTTATCTGTGATGCTGTCAAACTATGGTAATTGCTAAGGTT
This region of Nostoc sp. UHCC 0302 genomic DNA includes:
- a CDS encoding AIPR family protein produces the protein MPKTWNIKIDKYFQASPHCLIATAHVDTFPTDLPLEPNIREPNRKSATYKQIFDSLTTQPELFFSRHGGIVLSASQVKPNKNKTQLELEIEEVSEGGSDGIINGGHTVLAFEQAKNYKCDLSKARVKVTIHIGLGEEEAKDIALASNTTSPVDSRSKVNALGDYKFIKQYLAHLEREQNRKFRIAYYQNQSGAPKNGQCNVNHLFKLLNCLDRNKYNPDGRTRTKHPPVSKTPSVITDKERERFTTLLPLLSQGLWIEQRLYEIIQEHITSPRRKGVNDLASIDTRKTILLPDSKYSFGFGAPAELALPIVAAYRVFLDKDYKWILPFDEFAEDFLQHLWNNYFRKYLISEKIAGNTVGAKICRNHEIWESLYVSAQSYLNGRLVKMVNSSKREELTLTPN